The Planctomycetia bacterium nucleotide sequence GAACTCGATCACGCGGCCGTCGACGGCGCTACCGACCGTGCTCTTGCGGAGCGGCATGACGGTGCCGACGAATGTCTGCCCCGCGGTAACTTCTTGTTCGATCACTGGCGTGACCTTGACGTTCGCCGGCGGCGCCTGCGCGAGGGCCGGCAGGCACATCGACAGGAAGACGGCCAGGCTGCCAAAACCGCTGGGCAGGCGCCGAGGTCGCGACGGCGGTCGCAGGACGGCCGCCTTCGGCGCCCGGGCCGGCGCCAATCGCCGCACCAGCCGCGGCAGCAGAAATTTCACCAGACGCGCCACTCCTCGACGAAACGCACTCATTTAGCCCACCCCACGTGCCGTCAAGGCGTTCAAGTTGACTTGCATGCGCCGCAAATAGTCCAAGAACTGTTCACGCTCTTGCGGCGTGAAATCCCGCACCGCCTGATCGCGAACTCGTTGCGCCGATGGCTTGCTGGCGTTCCAGATCGGTTCCGCCTTGAGCGTTGCCCGAACAAGCTTCTTACGGCGGTCGCCCGGGCAAGGCATGCGCTGAATCCAGCCGTGCTGTTCCATGCGATCGAGGACCGTGACCAAGGTGGCCGGCTCGATTTGCATCCGTTCGGCGAGCTCGTTCTGGGCGAGCCCACCCTCGATGGCCAACCAGGCCAGCACTTGCCACTGTCGGAAGGTCAGACCCAAGGGGGCTAGCTCTTCGTTCAGGGTTCGCTGCATCATGTGCGCGGAAGTGCAGAGCCAATAGCCGATACTGGAGTTGAAATCGTGCTCTAACATCGATGCTGGCCCACGAACTCAGATTGTTAGGCGCCTAATGATCTAATTGGATCATACCGCTTCGACCTTGCGGACTCAATGAAAAAAATCACCGATTGGGCCCGCCGGCCTGACCCGGAGCATCGGC carries:
- a CDS encoding MarR family transcriptional regulator — its product is MLEHDFNSSIGYWLCTSAHMMQRTLNEELAPLGLTFRQWQVLAWLAIEGGLAQNELAERMQIEPATLVTVLDRMEQHGWIQRMPCPGDRRKKLVRATLKAEPIWNASKPSAQRVRDQAVRDFTPQEREQFLDYLRRMQVNLNALTARGVG